A section of the Mangifera indica cultivar Alphonso chromosome 12, CATAS_Mindica_2.1, whole genome shotgun sequence genome encodes:
- the LOC123192329 gene encoding protein MAINTENANCE OF PSII UNDER HIGH LIGHT 1 gives MASASQAILSANTFTSSNLFFSTKLKHKPVRNLNLFAVRASSDDSDCNEEECAPDKEVGKVSMEWLASEKTEVVGTFPPKKRGWTGYVEKDTAGQTNIYSVEPVVYVAESAISSGSAGSSADGSENTAAIAAGLALIFIAAASTVLLQVNKSAPPPPQQTADYNGPSLTYYINKFKPPEIVQASVPSETESSSPVQPEITAQEAPQIQVQSEYVAPAPPTSSVNNVS, from the exons ATGGCATCTGCTTCACAAGCTATTCTTTCAGCCAATACTTTCACTTCCTCTAACTTATTCTTCTCCACCAAACTCAAACACAAACCCGTTAGGAATCTCAACCTCTTCGCCGTGCGAGCTTCCTCTGATGACTCTGATTGTAATGAAGAAGAATGCGCTCCTGATAAGGAG GTGGGGAAGGTGAGCATGGAATGGTTAGCCAGCGAAAAGACGGAAGTGGTGGGAACATTTCCGCCCAAGAAACGGGGTTGGACTGGTTATGTTGAGAAGGACACTGCTGGCCAGACTAACATTTATTCAGTTGAG CCTGTAGTTTATGTAGCAGAAAGTGCAATAAGCTCCGGAAGTGCAGGTTCATCTGCTGATGGATCTGAGAACACGGCTGCAATTGCCGCTGGTCTCGCCCTCATCTTCATAGCTGCAGCTTCGACAGTACTTCTCCAAGTTAATAAGAGTGCCCCACCACCACCACAGCAGACAGCCGACTACAACGGGCCATCGCTCACTTACTATATCAACAAGTTTAAGCCACCGGAAATTGTCCAAGCTTCAGTACCAAGTGAAACTGAATCTTCCTCACCGGTACAACCAGAAATCACCGCCCAGGAAGCTCCACAGATTCAGGTTCAGTCTGAATATGTGGCACCGGCTCCTCCTACTTCAAGTGTGAACAATGTTTCTTAG
- the LOC123192771 gene encoding cytosolic sulfotransferase 15 yields MPSSAITTTSMAVAHGHCTKTQFVAARVEDDEEEKFLTQEFKDFLLSLPRQKGWRTPYLYEFQGFWCQPKEIQSILSFQNHFKSRESDVILATIPKSGTTWLKGLVFSIINRKRFDVLDSKTHPLLYSNPHDLVPFFEYKLYSNSEIPDLSKLPDPRLFATHIPFNSLMLQESIKSTTPKIVYLCRNPLDTFISSWHYLTNLRPKSVAPFQIEEAFKMYCEGIIGFGPFWEHMLGYWNESLKNPNGVLFLKYEEMREDIVSNLKKLASFLGCPFSVEEEKEGVIKEIAKLCSFDKMKNLEVNKSGKSIKNFENKHLFRKGEVGDWVNFLSPSMVAQISQVMAEKLAESGLTFKLSA; encoded by the coding sequence ATGCCGAGCTCTGCAATCACAACCACTTCAATGGCCGTGGCTCATGGCCATTGCACAAAAACCCAATTCGTAGCGGCGAGAGTTGAAGACGATGAAGAAGAGAAGTTCTTAACGCAAGAGTTTAaagattttcttctttctcttccaaGACAGAAGGGATGGCGAACGCCATATCTTTATGAATTCCAAGGCTTTTGGTGCCAGCCAAAGGAGATTCAATCcattctttctttccaaaatcaCTTCAAATCTCGAGAATCCGACGTTATTTTAGCCACAATACCGAAATCTGGCACCACTTGGTTGAAAGGCTTGGTCTTTAGCATCATCAATCGCAAACGTTTCGACGTTCTCGATTCAAAAACTCACCCTTTACTCTACTCAAATCCTCATGATCTTGTGCCGTTTTTCGAGTATAAGCTTTACTCGAACAGCGAAATCCCCGATCTCTCGAAGCTCCCTGATCCTCGACTTTTCGCCACTCATATTCCATTCAATTCGTTAATGCTGCAAGAGTCGATCAAAAGCACCACCCCCAAGATCGTTTACTTATGCAGAAACCCTCTTGATACTTTCATCTCTTCATGGCATTATTTGACCAACTTGAGACCAAAATCTGTCGCCCCATTTCAAATCGAGGAGGCTTTCAAAATGTACTGCGAAGGAATTATAGGGTTTGGTCCATTTTGGGAGCATATGTTAGGGTACTGGAACGAGAGCTTGAAGAATCCTAACGGGGTTTTGTTCTTGAAGTATGAGGAAATGAGAGAAGATATTGTTTCGAACCTGAAGAAGTTGGCAAGTTTTCTTGGGTGTCCTTTCTCTGTGGAGGAGGAGAAGGAGGGTGTGATTAAAGAGATAGCGAAGTTGTGTAGTTTTGATAAAATGAAGAATTTGGAGGTGAATAAATCTGGGAAATCGATCAAAAACTTTGAGAATAAGCATTTGTTTAGAAAGGGTGAAGTTGGAGATTGGGTGAATTTTCTTTCTCCTTCAATGGTGGCGCAAATTTCTCAAGTCATGGCAGAGAAGTTGGCTGAATCTGGTCTCACGTTCAAGCTCTCTGCATAG